In one Cloacibacillus porcorum genomic region, the following are encoded:
- a CDS encoding rod shape-determining protein: protein MWNRDIGIDLGTATVLVFVKGKGVVLREPSVVAMDQNTGKILSVGEDAKIMIGKTPGNVVAIRPLRDGVIADYTMTEVMLREFLKKTTSGMERIVRHRLMIGVPAGATDVERRAVLEAALEVGAKEAYLIEEPMAAAIGANMPVGEAVGNMVVDIGGGTTDIAIVSLGGLVVFESLRVGGDKFDEAIVRYMRKQYNLAIGEQTAEDVKKQIGACDPTKASPDKLMDIRGRDLVQGLPRQVTVNSVDVAKAIDEPVSSIIAGIKRVLEKTPPELSADVMDRGIILTGGGAYLRGLAELIMEETEINAVVAESAGECVALGTGIALESLDKLKETGAVYLATKKGFKGR from the coding sequence TTGTGGAATAGAGATATAGGGATAGATTTAGGCACGGCGACGGTGCTGGTGTTCGTCAAGGGCAAGGGCGTGGTGCTGCGCGAACCCTCGGTCGTCGCGATGGACCAGAACACGGGAAAGATTCTCTCTGTCGGCGAAGACGCGAAGATCATGATCGGCAAGACCCCCGGCAACGTGGTGGCCATCCGCCCGCTGCGCGACGGAGTGATCGCCGACTATACGATGACCGAGGTGATGCTGCGCGAATTCCTCAAGAAAACCACCTCCGGTATGGAGCGCATCGTGCGCCACCGCCTGATGATCGGCGTGCCCGCGGGGGCCACCGACGTTGAGCGCCGCGCGGTGCTCGAGGCCGCCCTTGAAGTGGGGGCCAAAGAGGCCTACCTCATAGAGGAGCCGATGGCCGCCGCGATCGGCGCAAATATGCCGGTCGGCGAGGCGGTGGGGAACATGGTGGTCGACATCGGCGGCGGTACGACGGATATCGCGATCGTTTCCCTCGGAGGGCTCGTCGTCTTTGAGTCGCTGCGAGTCGGCGGCGACAAGTTCGACGAGGCGATCGTCCGCTATATGCGCAAGCAGTATAATCTCGCCATCGGCGAGCAGACGGCGGAGGATGTGAAGAAGCAGATCGGCGCCTGCGACCCGACGAAGGCCTCGCCGGACAAGCTGATGGACATTCGCGGACGCGACCTCGTCCAGGGGCTGCCCCGCCAGGTGACGGTAAACAGCGTCGACGTCGCGAAGGCGATCGACGAACCGGTGAGCAGTATCATCGCCGGTATAAAGCGCGTCCTTGAAAAGACGCCGCCGGAGCTCTCCGCCGATGTTATGGACCGTGGCATCATCCTCACGGGAGGCGGAGCCTACCTGCGCGGCCTTGCGGAGCTGATTATGGAAGAGACCGAGATAAACGCTGTGGTCGCCGAATCGGCCGGCGAATGCGTCGCCCTTGGCACCGGCATCGCGCTGGAGTCGCTCGACAAACTGAAGGAGACCGGCGCTGTCTATCTCGCAACGAAAAAGGGTTTCAAGGGCAGATAA
- a CDS encoding YkgJ family cysteine cluster protein, whose product MHYWWERDGIRFECTACGRCCGGEPGSIWVTPEERSRIARELGIDETTLRKEYLTRREGRCSIKEMENYDCIFLERNSRRCKIYKVRPLQCRLFPFWPSMLRDKKIWNYYADYCPGMNSGKYYSPEIIKKFLNLPAAELL is encoded by the coding sequence ATGCACTATTGGTGGGAGCGCGACGGCATTCGCTTTGAATGTACCGCCTGCGGTCGCTGCTGCGGCGGTGAACCGGGCTCCATCTGGGTGACGCCGGAGGAGCGGTCTAGGATCGCGCGCGAGCTTGGAATAGACGAGACGACCCTGAGAAAGGAATATTTAACGCGCCGCGAGGGAAGGTGCAGTATAAAAGAGATGGAAAATTATGACTGTATTTTCCTCGAACGAAACTCGCGGCGTTGTAAAATTTACAAAGTACGTCCTTTACAGTGCCGTTTGTTTCCCTTCTGGCCCTCTATGCTGCGTGATAAAAAAATTTGGAATTATTACGCCGATTACTGTCCTGGAATGAATAGTGGTAAATATTACTCTCCAGAAATAATTAAAAAATTCTTAAATTTGCCTGCGGCTGAGCTTTTATAA
- the lat gene encoding L-lysine 6-transaminase, with amino-acid sequence MPSNCSVAPKDVFSTIEKLLLRDGFDIVIDMEQSKGSHIIDSATGTNWLDFYTFFASAPFGMNHPKLDNPEFKEKIFRAAINKVANSDIYTQEMAEFIKTFGEVAVPEGFNHVFFIDYGTLAVENTFKVAMDWKVQKLMQKGKITPGEAYNGRKGTKIMHFNEAFHGRSGYTLSVTNTNDPNKHQRYAKFTDWPRIINPKITFPLEEHIGDVEWLEAQAIKQIKQVLMDDPDGVAAVIIETIQGEGGDNHFRTEFFQKLRQICDENEMLLIFDEVQCGMGITGKMWAWEHHAPVKPDLFSFGKKAQICGLVAGPRVDEVENNCFKVSSRINSTWGGTVVDMVRAQKYLEIYRDDKVLDYVSNVAGPALYAGLKELEAEFPGYIRNVRGKGLMCAYDICCPQLRDAFLKECQKNNMLILGCGSNTVRFRPALNVPLEDLQLGIEISRKAAKAVFKK; translated from the coding sequence ATGCCGTCAAATTGCTCAGTAGCGCCGAAAGATGTATTCTCAACAATAGAAAAGCTCCTTCTTCGCGATGGGTTTGATATTGTTATTGATATGGAGCAGTCGAAGGGAAGCCACATAATCGACTCCGCCACAGGCACAAACTGGCTGGATTTCTACACGTTCTTCGCCTCAGCGCCGTTTGGAATGAACCACCCCAAACTTGACAATCCCGAGTTTAAAGAGAAGATATTCCGCGCGGCAATCAACAAGGTCGCTAACTCCGACATCTACACGCAGGAGATGGCGGAATTTATCAAGACCTTTGGCGAAGTGGCCGTTCCCGAGGGATTCAACCATGTATTCTTTATTGACTACGGTACGCTCGCGGTAGAGAACACCTTCAAAGTGGCGATGGACTGGAAGGTCCAGAAGCTCATGCAGAAAGGCAAGATCACTCCCGGCGAGGCCTACAACGGACGCAAAGGCACGAAGATTATGCACTTCAACGAAGCCTTCCACGGACGTTCGGGCTATACCCTCTCCGTAACGAACACCAACGATCCGAACAAGCACCAGCGTTACGCTAAGTTTACCGACTGGCCGCGCATTATCAACCCGAAGATCACCTTCCCGCTTGAGGAACATATCGGCGACGTCGAGTGGCTCGAAGCGCAGGCGATCAAGCAGATCAAGCAGGTGCTCATGGACGATCCCGACGGCGTCGCGGCGGTCATCATCGAGACGATCCAGGGCGAGGGCGGAGACAACCACTTCCGCACCGAGTTCTTCCAGAAGCTGCGCCAGATCTGCGACGAAAATGAAATGCTCCTTATTTTCGACGAAGTCCAGTGCGGTATGGGCATCACCGGCAAGATGTGGGCCTGGGAGCATCACGCCCCCGTGAAGCCCGACCTCTTCTCCTTTGGTAAGAAGGCCCAGATCTGCGGACTTGTCGCAGGTCCGCGCGTCGACGAAGTGGAAAACAACTGCTTCAAGGTCTCCAGCCGCATCAACTCGACCTGGGGCGGCACGGTCGTAGACATGGTCCGCGCCCAGAAATACCTTGAGATCTACCGCGACGACAAAGTTCTTGACTACGTCAGCAACGTCGCCGGTCCCGCGCTCTACGCCGGACTCAAAGAGCTCGAAGCGGAGTTCCCCGGATATATCCGCAACGTCCGCGGCAAGGGACTTATGTGCGCCTATGACATCTGCTGCCCGCAGCTCCGCGACGCCTTCCTCAAGGAATGCCAGAAGAACAACATGCTCATCCTCGGCTGCGGCAGCAACACTGTCCGCTTCCGTCCCGCGCTCAACGTTCCCCTTGAGGACCTGCAGCTCGGAATCGAGATCTCCCGCAAGGCCGCTAAGGCGGTATTCAAGAAGTAA
- a CDS encoding pirin family protein, whose amino-acid sequence MERKIIKTVQGQMATDGAGVRLVRVLGHETVRDFDPFLMLDSFDSRNPDDYTAGFPFHPHRGIETITYLIEGEMEHQDSLGNRGTIHGGESQWMTAGSGIMHQEMPMSGPRMLGLQIWLNLPQEDKMTAPRYFDIKGEMIKKVEDENALVRIVSGEYQGHRGVSTNHIQASIYDITLKRGKKISIPTKEGETVFIFTIEGEAAAGGMNIPAKTAALFGEGESVTIEAPEDREARIIFLSGRPLREPVAWGGPVVMNTGEEIREAFLEMRNDSFIKHAPVA is encoded by the coding sequence ATGGAACGTAAAATAATAAAGACGGTACAGGGACAGATGGCGACGGATGGCGCGGGGGTACGCCTCGTGCGCGTGCTCGGCCATGAGACGGTGCGGGACTTTGACCCGTTCCTCATGCTGGACTCATTCGACTCACGAAATCCGGACGACTATACGGCGGGCTTTCCCTTCCACCCGCACAGGGGTATAGAGACGATCACCTACCTCATCGAGGGTGAGATGGAGCACCAGGACAGCCTCGGCAACCGCGGAACGATCCACGGCGGCGAAAGTCAGTGGATGACGGCGGGCAGCGGCATTATGCACCAGGAGATGCCGATGTCCGGCCCCCGTATGCTTGGCCTCCAGATATGGCTCAACCTGCCTCAGGAGGATAAGATGACCGCGCCGCGCTACTTTGACATCAAGGGAGAGATGATAAAAAAGGTAGAGGATGAAAACGCCCTCGTCCGCATCGTCTCCGGCGAATATCAGGGACACCGGGGCGTCTCCACGAACCATATACAGGCCAGCATCTACGACATCACGTTAAAGCGGGGAAAGAAGATCAGCATCCCCACCAAAGAGGGAGAGACCGTCTTTATCTTCACCATCGAGGGAGAGGCGGCAGCAGGCGGCATGAATATCCCCGCAAAGACGGCCGCTCTGTTCGGAGAGGGAGAGAGCGTCACTATCGAGGCTCCCGAGGACAGAGAGGCGCGCATCATCTTCCTCAGCGGCAGACCTCTGCGTGAGCCGGTGGCCTGGGGTGGTCCGGTGGTGATGAACACCGGCGAAGAGATCAGGGAGGCCTTCCTTGAGATGCGCAACGACAGCTTCATCAAGCACGCGCCGGTGGCATAA